From Methylomonas sp. EFPC3, a single genomic window includes:
- a CDS encoding L-threonylcarbamoyladenylate synthase yields MKPTPVTEASIQHAADLLRHGQLVAFPTETVYGLGADASNPEAVAKIFAAKGRPADHPLIVHIAGAERMADWADQVPEAAWRLAEQFWPGPLTMILKKRESVPLAVTGGQDTVGLRVPANPVALRLLQAFGGGVAAPSANRFGRISPTEAQHVAEELDASVACILDGGPCAVGVESTIIDLSDQVPTILRPGRITRSQLKAVLHADIRLSSQTKIRAPGMMAVHYAPNTMALLCPADTLIAMADDLCAKGQHIGILAFSAEIAEIPCLHILRLPADAELYEPALYSSLRALDNLQLDTILIEQPPDHEAWAAVNDRLNKATV; encoded by the coding sequence GTGAAACCAACCCCCGTCACCGAAGCATCCATCCAGCACGCCGCCGACTTACTGCGCCATGGTCAGCTAGTCGCGTTTCCGACTGAAACTGTTTACGGCCTGGGCGCTGACGCGTCCAATCCGGAGGCGGTGGCGAAAATTTTTGCGGCCAAGGGCCGGCCGGCGGACCATCCTTTGATCGTGCATATTGCCGGTGCCGAGCGAATGGCTGATTGGGCCGACCAGGTACCGGAGGCTGCCTGGCGGCTGGCGGAACAATTCTGGCCGGGTCCGCTGACGATGATTTTAAAAAAACGCGAGTCGGTGCCGCTGGCGGTGACCGGCGGCCAGGATACGGTGGGGTTGCGGGTGCCGGCCAATCCGGTGGCGTTGCGCTTGCTGCAGGCGTTTGGCGGCGGCGTCGCCGCGCCATCGGCCAACCGTTTCGGCCGCATCAGTCCGACCGAAGCCCAGCACGTGGCCGAAGAGTTGGACGCCAGTGTGGCTTGTATTCTGGACGGCGGCCCCTGCGCGGTGGGGGTGGAATCGACGATCATCGACCTCAGCGACCAGGTCCCGACCATCCTCCGCCCCGGCCGCATTACCCGCAGCCAACTCAAAGCCGTATTGCATGCCGATATTCGGCTCTCTTCGCAAACCAAGATTCGGGCGCCGGGCATGATGGCCGTGCACTATGCGCCAAACACAATGGCCTTGCTCTGTCCGGCCGATACCTTGATTGCGATGGCCGACGACCTCTGCGCCAAAGGCCAACACATCGGCATTCTGGCATTCAGCGCCGAGATTGCTGAAATTCCCTGTCTGCATATTCTCCGGCTGCCGGCCGATGCCGAACTATACGAACCGGCCCTCTACAGCTCGCTTCGGGCTCTGGACAATCTGCAACTTGATACGATTCTGATCGAGCAACCGCCCGATCACGAAGCCTGGGCCGCCGTTAACGACCGCCTGAACAAAGCCACGGTCTGA
- the oadA gene encoding sodium-extruding oxaloacetate decarboxylase subunit alpha, whose amino-acid sequence MSKVYVTDVILRDAHQSLIATRMRTEDMLPACAMLDDIGYWSLECWGGATFDACLRFLKEDPWERLSKLKAALPNTRLQMLLRGQNLLGYRHYSDDVVRKFVETAARNGMDVFRIFDALNDIRNLETAIEATKAAGKHAQGTICYTTSPVHDIASFIKLGKGLVNLGCDSIAIKDMAGLLTPYIAGELIKALKDAVDLPLHLHCHATAGLAEMCQLKAIEAGCEHVDTALSSWAGGTSHPPTESLVTALRGTDFDTGLDLDKLQAVNDYFAEVRKKYRRFESEFTGIDTRVHIFQVPGGMISNLANQLKERNALDRIDEVYKEIPEVRKDLGYPPLVTPTSQIVGTQAVLNVLIGKRYETISNEVKRYLHGGYGKAPAPVNPQLLAKAVGKEEIIECRPADLLKPEFEHLRNEIAHLALNDEDVLSYAMFPEIGKQFLELRSTDNLVPEPLELEEAAKPGEVKKAPTEFNVALHGEQYHVKVTGAGPKNQSLRHFYFTVDGMPEEIVIETLDEIVLDGGAQGAVQSAIASKRRRPSEPGDVVTSMPCNIIDVLVKEGQKVNAGQALLVTEAMKMETEITAPIAGSVKAIYVAKGDAVNPNEVLVEIN is encoded by the coding sequence ATGAGCAAAGTTTATGTAACCGACGTTATCCTCCGCGACGCCCACCAATCCCTGATCGCCACGCGGATGCGCACCGAAGATATGCTACCGGCCTGCGCCATGCTGGACGATATCGGCTATTGGTCTTTGGAATGCTGGGGGGGCGCGACTTTCGACGCCTGTCTGCGTTTCTTAAAGGAAGACCCATGGGAAAGACTGAGCAAACTGAAAGCCGCTTTACCCAATACCCGCCTGCAAATGCTGTTGCGCGGCCAAAACCTGCTGGGCTATCGGCATTATTCCGACGACGTGGTGCGTAAATTCGTCGAGACTGCCGCCCGCAATGGCATGGACGTGTTTCGAATCTTCGACGCGCTGAATGACATCCGCAACCTGGAAACGGCGATCGAAGCCACCAAAGCCGCCGGCAAGCACGCCCAGGGCACCATCTGCTATACCACCAGCCCGGTGCACGACATCGCCAGCTTTATCAAACTGGGTAAAGGCTTGGTCAATTTGGGCTGCGATTCGATTGCCATCAAAGACATGGCCGGTTTACTGACCCCCTATATTGCCGGCGAATTGATCAAAGCCTTGAAAGATGCCGTCGATTTGCCGCTGCACCTGCATTGCCATGCTACCGCCGGCTTGGCGGAAATGTGTCAGCTCAAGGCCATCGAAGCCGGCTGCGAACATGTCGATACGGCCTTATCCTCCTGGGCCGGCGGCACCAGCCATCCGCCCACAGAGTCGTTGGTCACCGCGCTACGCGGCACCGATTTCGACACTGGGCTGGATTTGGATAAGCTGCAAGCGGTGAACGACTATTTCGCCGAAGTCCGCAAAAAATACCGCCGCTTCGAAAGCGAATTTACCGGCATCGACACCCGCGTCCACATCTTCCAAGTCCCGGGCGGCATGATCTCCAACCTGGCCAACCAATTGAAAGAACGCAACGCACTGGACCGGATCGACGAGGTGTATAAAGAAATCCCGGAAGTGCGCAAAGACTTGGGCTATCCGCCGCTGGTGACGCCGACCTCGCAAATCGTCGGCACCCAGGCGGTGCTGAACGTGTTGATCGGCAAGCGCTACGAGACCATCAGCAACGAGGTCAAACGTTATCTGCACGGCGGCTACGGCAAGGCACCGGCGCCGGTCAATCCGCAATTGCTGGCGAAGGCGGTGGGTAAAGAGGAAATCATCGAATGCCGGCCGGCGGATTTATTGAAACCGGAATTCGAGCATCTGCGCAACGAAATTGCTCATCTGGCTTTGAACGATGAAGACGTGCTGAGTTACGCGATGTTTCCGGAAATCGGCAAACAGTTTCTGGAATTGCGTTCCACCGACAATCTGGTGCCGGAACCGCTGGAACTGGAAGAAGCGGCTAAGCCGGGCGAAGTTAAAAAAGCCCCGACCGAATTTAATGTCGCGTTGCACGGCGAGCAATATCACGTCAAAGTCACCGGCGCCGGCCCGAAGAACCAGAGCTTGCGGCATTTTTATTTCACCGTGGACGGCATGCCGGAAGAGATCGTCATCGAAACCCTGGACGAAATCGTGCTGGACGGCGGCGCTCAAGGCGCGGTGCAAAGCGCGATCGCCAGCAAGCGCCGTCGGCCCAGCGAGCCGGGCGATGTCGTGACCAGCATGCCTTGCAACATCATCGACGTATTGGTCAAGGAAGGCCAGAAAGTCAACGCCGGCCAGGCCTTATTGGTCACCGAAGCCATGAAGATGGAAACCGAGATCACCGCGCCGATTGCCGGCAGCGTCAAAGCCATTTATGTGGCTAAAGGTGACGCGGTTAACCCCAACGAGGTATTGGTGGAAATAAATTGA
- a CDS encoding TolC family protein has product MKNVYLRLFAFACSIWLGYGSANAQEAQLSVDEVVALFYQRNLDLIAAQYNIDQARAEQVVAGAIPNPVFGVQVSEISNNPNMGVTATGCNHSPSVSCGPAEYFSFSQLIEVAGKRGLRMQSSGFAAQAAESDLRDAVRIFSNMVRDAYFDLLQAQKNRWLAQEIADHYQQIGQANDLRLKSGDIAEADYLRVKMESLRAQSDLDSAQAVVEQAQAALAVLLRWPEQSLRIEAKDAWPALADIGQTRDQNELIDRALQQRPDLQADKQRAEQAKKELELARRLKYPDVTVNAGYARDPSNNALNSAFVGFSVPLPLFYQYQGEADKATVSLNQSQLAVEQTELGIRNDVVSALAVWNSADKIVQRFDGGLLDDARSVRDSAELAFRKGATGVLDFIEAQRSYKSVMRDYYAAMINRTNAYFDLSKALGVEPSVENAAASVGSR; this is encoded by the coding sequence ATGAAAAACGTCTACCTCCGTTTGTTTGCGTTCGCCTGCTCGATCTGGCTTGGGTACGGTTCGGCGAATGCTCAAGAAGCGCAACTGTCGGTCGATGAAGTCGTCGCCCTGTTTTACCAGCGCAATTTGGACCTGATTGCCGCGCAATACAACATCGATCAGGCGCGCGCCGAACAAGTGGTGGCCGGGGCGATTCCGAATCCGGTATTCGGCGTCCAAGTCTCCGAAATCAGCAACAATCCCAACATGGGGGTCACTGCCACCGGCTGCAACCATAGCCCCAGCGTATCGTGCGGACCGGCCGAATATTTCTCCTTCAGCCAATTAATCGAAGTTGCCGGTAAACGCGGGCTGCGGATGCAAAGTAGCGGTTTTGCGGCACAGGCGGCCGAGAGCGATTTGCGCGATGCCGTGCGCATCTTCAGCAATATGGTGCGCGATGCGTATTTCGATTTATTGCAAGCGCAAAAGAACCGGTGGCTGGCGCAGGAAATTGCCGACCATTACCAACAGATAGGTCAGGCCAACGATTTGCGCCTGAAAAGCGGCGATATAGCCGAGGCCGATTATTTGCGGGTGAAAATGGAAAGTTTGCGCGCCCAGTCCGATCTGGATAGTGCCCAAGCCGTTGTGGAGCAGGCGCAAGCGGCGCTGGCAGTGCTGCTGCGCTGGCCCGAACAGAGTTTGCGTATCGAAGCGAAGGACGCCTGGCCGGCATTGGCCGATATCGGCCAAACCCGCGACCAGAACGAATTGATCGACCGGGCCTTGCAACAGCGTCCCGACCTGCAAGCCGACAAACAGCGCGCCGAACAGGCCAAAAAGGAACTGGAGCTGGCGCGGCGCTTGAAATACCCGGATGTCACGGTCAACGCCGGCTACGCCCGCGACCCGAGTAACAACGCATTAAATTCGGCTTTCGTCGGTTTCAGCGTGCCACTGCCCTTGTTTTACCAGTATCAGGGCGAAGCGGACAAGGCGACAGTCAGTCTGAACCAGTCGCAATTGGCGGTCGAACAAACCGAGCTCGGTATCCGCAACGACGTGGTCAGCGCGTTGGCAGTCTGGAACAGCGCCGACAAGATCGTGCAACGCTTCGATGGCGGTCTGTTAGACGATGCTCGTAGCGTACGCGACAGTGCGGAACTGGCTTTCAGAAAAGGCGCGACCGGCGTGCTGGATTTTATCGAAGCACAACGCAGCTATAAAAGCGTGATGCGCGACTACTACGCGGCCATGATCAATCGCACGAATGCCTACTTCGATTTAAGCAAAGCGTTGGGCGTAGAACCCAGTGTTGAGAATGCTGCCGCAAGCGTTGGCTCGCGGTAA
- a CDS encoding efflux RND transporter periplasmic adaptor subunit — translation MHIPYFMNKQVIFGLRRCPTLFGLLVLLVLNACSDSADKNQPQPVVHALPGEVYLTPDSPKKAYVKTRALTLTRPPLLEPLAGKIAYNDSATSRISSPVTGRVLTNPLPLGSQVQAGTTLLELHSPEVADAQADYTKAQAQLTLADRAFRRQQELYQGKVVSRKELEQAEDDLSQARSEVQRAQNRLKNLQLASGQNNARFALRSPINGVVVERNVNPGQEVGPGLDKPLFVISDIQRLTVVMDVFEVNLAKIKPDQQLKISVPAYPGESFPATVEYVGQVLNETTRSVQVRCALPNPDGRLLPGMYATIDVESPPDAQAIVVPLTAVFTEDDSDYVFVAVDENHYRQRPVKMGLRLKDRAVVTEGLQAGEQLVTEGALVLRAEEDVNDANP, via the coding sequence ATGCACATACCCTACTTCATGAATAAGCAAGTGATTTTCGGTTTACGCCGTTGCCCCACTCTGTTTGGGTTGCTGGTATTGTTAGTGCTGAATGCCTGTTCCGACTCCGCCGATAAAAATCAGCCCCAGCCGGTTGTGCATGCGCTACCCGGCGAAGTTTACCTGACCCCCGATTCGCCGAAAAAAGCCTACGTCAAAACCAGAGCATTGACCTTGACCCGGCCGCCGTTGCTCGAACCGCTGGCCGGCAAAATCGCCTATAACGACAGTGCGACCTCCCGAATCAGTTCTCCGGTAACCGGCCGAGTGCTGACCAATCCGTTGCCGCTGGGCAGTCAAGTGCAAGCCGGAACCACGTTACTTGAGTTGCATAGCCCGGAGGTTGCCGACGCCCAGGCCGACTACACCAAGGCGCAAGCGCAGCTGACCTTGGCCGATCGAGCATTCCGGCGCCAACAAGAGCTATATCAAGGCAAGGTTGTCTCGCGCAAAGAGCTGGAACAGGCCGAGGACGATCTGAGCCAGGCCCGCAGCGAAGTGCAGCGCGCGCAAAACCGCTTGAAAAATCTGCAACTGGCGTCGGGCCAAAACAATGCCCGCTTTGCGTTGCGCTCCCCAATTAACGGCGTGGTGGTGGAACGAAACGTCAATCCAGGGCAGGAGGTCGGTCCGGGTTTGGACAAGCCGCTGTTCGTCATTTCCGATATTCAACGGCTGACCGTGGTCATGGACGTGTTCGAAGTCAATCTGGCCAAGATCAAACCCGATCAGCAACTGAAAATCTCGGTACCGGCTTATCCGGGCGAATCCTTTCCGGCAACGGTGGAGTACGTTGGCCAAGTTCTGAACGAGACCACCCGTAGCGTACAAGTGCGCTGCGCGTTACCGAATCCGGACGGCCGCTTGCTGCCCGGCATGTACGCGACCATCGATGTCGAGAGCCCGCCAGATGCCCAAGCCATCGTCGTGCCTTTAACCGCGGTATTCACCGAAGACGACTCCGACTACGTGTTTGTCGCCGTCGACGAAAACCATTATCGGCAGCGGCCGGTAAAAATGGGTTTGCGGTTGAAGGACCGCGCGGTAGTTACCGAGGGCTTGCAAGCCGGAGAGCAGTTGGTGACCGAGGGGGCCTTGGTGTTGCGCGCCGAGGAAGACGTCAACGATGCCAACCCTTAG
- the tadA gene encoding tRNA adenosine(34) deaminase TadA codes for MNDDEWMRHAIRLAQRAEDQGEVPVGAVLVLGNRCIAEGWNQPIQTNDPTAHAEIVALRKAGQVLDNYRLIDTTLYVTLEPCVMCMGAIAHARVKRLVFGAYDPKRGAVCHALQLSDTEFLNHKVEWTGGVLQTVCADLLGDFFKARRERLRNPGRSA; via the coding sequence ATGAACGATGACGAATGGATGCGCCATGCCATCCGGCTGGCGCAGCGCGCCGAAGACCAAGGCGAGGTCCCGGTAGGCGCGGTGCTGGTGCTCGGTAACCGTTGTATCGCCGAAGGCTGGAACCAACCGATCCAAACCAACGACCCGACCGCTCACGCGGAGATCGTCGCGTTGCGCAAAGCCGGCCAAGTCCTCGATAACTACCGTCTGATCGATACCACGCTGTATGTAACGTTGGAACCCTGCGTGATGTGCATGGGCGCCATCGCCCACGCTCGCGTCAAACGCCTGGTGTTCGGCGCTTATGATCCGAAGCGCGGGGCGGTCTGCCATGCGCTGCAACTCAGTGATACGGAATTTTTAAATCACAAGGTGGAATGGACCGGCGGGGTATTGCAAACCGTTTGCGCCGACTTGCTCGGCGACTTCTTCAAGGCCCGCCGCGAACGATTGAGAAATCCGGGCCGGAGTGCATAA